One genomic window of Hippocampus zosterae strain Florida chromosome 12, ASM2543408v3, whole genome shotgun sequence includes the following:
- the dars1 gene encoding aspartate--tRNA ligase, cytoplasmic: protein MIKEGAQGAAAVAEEDPQAQSKKAQKKQQKEAEKAAKKAEKQAKLAGDQKTEEEDDFAKDRYGVAAMVQSQEKMDRSLVLVKDLSPARADELIWLRARVHTSRAKGKQCFLVLRQQQFNVQALVAVGDRASKQMVKFAANISKESIVDVEASVRKVDQKIESCSQQDVELHIERIFVISQAEARLPLQLEDAVRPEGEGDEEGRATVNQDTRLDNRVIDLRTTTSQAIFRLQSGVCQLFRDTLTKKGFVEIQTPKIISAASEGGANVFTVSYFKTSAYLAQSPQLYKQMCICADFDKVFCVGPVFRAEDSNTHRHLTEFVGLDIEMAFNYHYHEVIDSITDTMVQIFKGLRDNFQTEIQTVNKQFPSEPFKFLEPTLRLEYKEGLAMLREAGVEMGDEEDLSTPNEKLLGRLVKEKYDTDFYVLDKYPLAVRPFYTMPDPNNPKNSNSYDMFMRGEEILSGAQRIHDAQLLTERATYHQIDLEKIKAYIDSFRFGAPPHGGGGIGLERVCMLYLGLHNVRQTSMFPRDPKRLTP from the exons ATGATTAAAGAGGGCGCTCAGGG ggcggcggcggtggcagaGGAGGACCCTCAGGCCCAGTCAAAGAAAGCCCAGAAGAAACAGCAGAAGGAAGCAGAGAAAGCTGCAAAAAAGGCTGAGAAACAAGCCAAGCtg gctgGTGATCAGAAAACTGAAGAGGAAGAT GACTTTGCCAAGGACCGTTATGGTGTGGCGGCAATGGTCCAGTCCCAAGAGAAAATGG acAGATCTTTGGTGCTGGTCAAAGACCTTTCTCCTGCGAGGGCTGATGAGTTGATCTGGTTGCGTGCCCGGGTTCACACCAGCAGGGCCAAAG GGAAGCAGTGTTTTTTGGTGCTGCGCCAACAGCAGTTCAACGTGCAGGCACTGGTCGCAGTGGGAGATCGTGCCAGCAAGCAGATGGTCAAGTTTGCAGCAAA CATCAGCAAGGAGAGTATTGTCGACGTGGAAGCATCAGTGAGGAAAGTGGACCAGAAGATCGAGAGCTGTTCCCAGCAGGATGTGGAGCTTCACATTGAGAGG ATTTTCGTCATCAGCCAGGCTGAGGCCCGTCTCCCCCTCCAGTTGGAAGATGCTGTTAGGCCTGAAGGAGAGGGGGATGAG GAGGGCAGAGCTACTGTCAACCAGGACACCAGACTGGACAACAGAGTGATTGATCTCAGG ACAACCACCAGCCAGGCGATCTTTCGTCTGCAGTCAGGAGTGTGCCAACTTTTCAGAGATACCCTCACTAAAAAGGGCTTTGTGGAGATTCAGACACCTAAAATCATatcag CTGCCAGTGAGGGTGGAGCCAACGTCTTCACTGTGTCTTACTTTAAGACCAGTGCCTACCTGGCCCAGTCTCCCCAGCTGTATAAACAGATGTGCATCTGTGCTGACTTTGACAAGGTCTTCTGTGTGGGTCCag TCTTCAGAGCAGAGGACTCCAACACTCATCGTCATCTCACCGAGTTTGTGGGTCTGGATATTGAGATGGCTTTCAATTACCATTACCATGAGGTCATTGACTCCATCACTGACACCATGGTCCAGATCTTTAAAGGACTGAGAGACAA CTTCCAGACTGAGATCCAGACTGTAAACAAGCAGTTCCCTAGCGAGCCTTTCAAGTTTCTGGAGCCCACTCTGAGACTGGAGTACAAAGAGGGTTTGGCGATGCTGCGTGAGGCCGGGGTGGAAATGGGCGATGAGGAAGACCTAAG CACGCCGAATGAAAAACTACTCGGCCGCCTTGTCAAGGAAAAG TATGATACTGATTTCTATGTTCTGGACAAATATCCGCTGGCTGTGAGACCTTTCTACACCATGCCTGATCCCAACAACCCC AAAAATTCCAACTCCTATGACATGTTCATGCGTGGAGAGGAAATCTTGTCCGGAGCTCAGAGAATTCACGACGCTCAGCTGCTGACCGAACGGGCCACGTATCACCAGATTG atctGGAGAAGATCAAGGCATACATTGATTCCTTCCGCTTTGGTGCCCCCCCACATGGCGGTGGAGGCATTG GCCTGGAGAGAGTCTGCATGCTGTACCTGGGGCTCCACAACGTGCGCCAGACCTCCATGTTCCCCCGTGATCCCAAACGGCTGACCCCTTGA
- the LOC127611152 gene encoding C-X-C chemokine receptor type 4-like, whose translation MDVYFSINISDNFSEESGDFDLDFQEPCNRALSDDFKKAFLPAIFGIIIVLGVIGNGLVVIVMGYQKKVKTMTDKYRLHLSVADLLLVFTLPFWAVDAAKNWYFGSFLCVFVHMIYTVNLYSSVLILAFISLDRYLAVVRATNSQATRKLLASKIIYMGVWLPATILTVPDLVFARTHDTASSNVFLMINESMEMADSRIICQRIYPEENNLTWRAVFHFQHILVGFVLPGLVILICYCIIIAKLSQGAKGQALKKKALKTTVILILCFFSCWLPYCLGLFLDTLIMLNVFKASCVLEQAVERWICITEALAYFHCCLNPILYAFLGVKFKKSARSALTLNSRSSQKATLMTKKRGQISSVSTESESSSVLSS comes from the coding sequence ATGGATGTCTACTTTTCCATCAACATTTCTGACAACTTCTCAGAGGAGTCTGGAGACTTCGACCTGGACTTTCAGGAGCCGTGCAACCGAGCTCTCAGCGATGACTTTAAAAAGGCTTTCCTGCCAGCCATTTTTGGGATTATAATTGTTCTTGGCGTCATTGGCAACGGATTAGTGGTCATTGTGATGGGCTACCAGAAAAAGGTCAAAACAATGACAGATAAGTACAGGCTGCATCTCTCTGTGGCTGACCTTCTGCTTGTCTTCACGCTGCCTTTCTGGGCTGTGGACGCAGCCAAAAACTGGTACTTTGGAAGtttcctttgtgtttttgtgcacaTGATCTACACTGTGAACCTGTACAGCAGCGTGCTCATCCTGGCCTTTATCAGCCTGGACAGATACCTGGCTGTAGTGAGGGCCACTAACAGCCAAGCCACAAGGAAGCTTTTGGCAAGCAAAATCATCTATATGGGCGTGTGGCTACCCGCCACTATCCTCACTGTACCCGACCTGGTGTTCGCTAGAACGCATGACACGGCCTCGTCGAACGTCTTCTTAATGATCAACGAAAGCATGGAGATGGCCGACTCCAGGATCATCTGCCAGCGCATTTACCCTGAGGAGAACAACCTGACGTGGAGGGCAGTTTTCCACTTCCAACACATCCTCGTGGGCTTCGTGCTGCCCGGCCTGGTCATTCTCATTTGCTATTGCATCATCATTGCCAAGCTATCCCAAGGCGCCAAGGGTCAAGCGCTGAAGAAGAAAGCCTTGAAGACTACAGTCATCCTCATCCTGTGCTTCTTCTCCTGCTGGCTTCCATATTGCCTGGGCCTCTTTCTGGACACACTCATAATGCTCAACGTGTTCAAGGCTTCCTGTGTCCTGGAACAAGCAGTGGAGAGATGGATCTGCATCACCGAAGCCTTAGCATATTTCCACTGCTGCCTTAACCCCATCCTGTATGCTTTCCTGGGAGTTAAATTCAAAAAGTCCGCCAGGAGCGCGTTGACTCTGAACAGCAGATCAAGTCAGAAAGCAACTCTCATGACAAAAAAGCGCGGGCAGATTTCATCAGTGTCGACTGAGTCAGAGTCTTCAAGTGTTTTGTCAAGTTAA